The stretch of DNA CAACGCCGTGATGGAGAGAAAGCAGCTAGGGCGATACGCCCAGAGCCAGATCGAGGTACACAAATATCTCAAGCAGCGGGCGGGAATCGAATCGTTTGAAAAAGCCCTCCTCGGGGTCACACGAGCAGAGCAGCAGCCGGAGGAGGGAACCGGAATCAACCGATAGATTGCTGTATCCTGGACCCCCTGTCGGCTGTTCCTGTTCCTAGTGTGAACATGTATCTTCCGGTCCAGGCGCTTCCTTGCGATAGAAGATTTATCTGCCCGCCGGCCGGCCAATCTTTCCTCCCCGGAGAGAACCTGATTCCCAACTGACCCTGATGATTTCACACAGTGTTGGGCAAGGAATATCGGACAGAGCAGCCGTCCTGAAAATCTAGTCAGAAAGCGCCGCCTCTGACGCGGTGCTTtgcatctcatctcatctcatctcaaGCCTTGGACTTCTCCGGCCGCCGACGGCGCGAGGCGGACCGTCGATCAGGCCACCAAACCCATGGGCGGACGTGTCAATCCCGACCCTTTGTACGTGTGCCTATCCGCTCAACCAACCTCGGCTATTCGAGGAGTGCTCGCTTTCGACTTGTCAGCTAATAAAGGTGGTGCTGAGGCAGAATCGAATCAAATTACTTGTCAGCGACTGCGCGGTGCGGTGTCAAAAGTTGGGGGAGAAGCTTCCGTGCTCTGCCTCTCTGTGTGTGCTATCCGTGTGCCTGAGCCTGACACCAGTGCGGCTGGCGTGTATATATAGAGGGTGCTGGAGTTGGAGACAGGTATCCATCAGCAGATCAGCTGAATCCGATCGACAGCACAGCACAGCAGAAGCAACTCGTAGCCAGAGGACATACCTGATGGAGAACAACAGGAGCAACCAGCAGGCTCCTCCACCACCGCCAGGTATTGGTCGATCTACGCTACGGACTCGTTGGGGCTCAGCTCCCTGAAATCTTCAGATAGATGAACTTGTTGCTGCTTTCGATTTGTTCATTCGTTGGTGTTGGTGTTGCAGGGTACCCAACGGCGGCTGCGGAGCAAGGCCAAGCGGGCGGGAAGAAGGGGGGGCGGGCGAGCACCAAATCCAGGGGCGAGAAGGGCTTCATCGAGGGGTGGTACGTACTCCCCACCACCAGCTACTCCATCCATCGACACCACCTCCTTAACTGTCGTTTGTGATTTCCGGCCTGACAGTGTCTGAATTTGGTGTGTGTGTTTTCAGCCTGGCGGCGCTGTGCTGCTGCTGGATCTGCGAGATGTGCTGCGACTAACCGGCCGGCGACGGCGAGGTTCCTGGCACAAGGCCTCGGTGCTATCGTACCCACGAGGAGCGTATGCGTATACAGAGAGAGAATTGTTCTTAATTTCAGTGCCCGTTGTTTTAGGTTCTACATATATACTCCTAAGGTGATGCATGCATGATCAGTACTGTACCTGCCTACCTGTGTGCGTGTGTGAGATATTTCATGTATCCGTCCGTGTGCAGTGCCATATTCATGCACCGCGTCGTGTGTAATTAACCGGTGTCTACGAGACCGATATACTACTCAGTAATACTGTGATTGAGTATTTGATTTGAGGGTGCTTCCACTGCGTATTATTCACCCA from Triticum urartu cultivar G1812 chromosome 3, Tu2.1, whole genome shotgun sequence encodes:
- the LOC125546051 gene encoding protein CYSTEINE-RICH TRANSMEMBRANE MODULE 3-like, translated to MENNRSNQQAPPPPPGYPTAAAEQGQAGGKKGGRASTKSRGEKGFIEGCLAALCCCWICEMCCD